A single region of the Methanothrix sp. genome encodes:
- a CDS encoding UPF0280 family protein gives MIREHFRLHQTIATIVARSQEHIEIAKSAIIESRIQLEEFIAMDPIFQLTLEPYDRPVDDAPPVVKRMCHASSLFNVGPMAAVAGAIAAAAVEAMVDAGADYAVVDNGGDIAMCSDEPVLVGIYAGTSPIKNLALEIPPAGGVLGICSSSGTVGPSISFGCADVATVISRDPAVADAGATALGNAVTPDASLEECFSAVDRDEVIAALVVRGNEMAVWGDVPPIRRARVEYDLITKG, from the coding sequence ATGATACGCGAGCACTTCAGGCTTCATCAGACGATAGCCACGATTGTGGCCAGATCGCAGGAGCACATAGAGATCGCAAAGAGCGCGATAATAGAGAGCAGGATCCAGCTTGAGGAGTTCATAGCTATGGACCCGATCTTCCAGCTGACACTCGAGCCGTACGATCGCCCTGTAGATGATGCCCCTCCTGTTGTTAAAAGGATGTGTCATGCATCATCACTCTTCAACGTCGGACCTATGGCGGCGGTCGCCGGTGCGATAGCTGCAGCCGCAGTCGAGGCCATGGTTGATGCAGGAGCTGATTACGCGGTCGTTGATAACGGCGGGGATATAGCGATGTGCTCAGATGAGCCTGTGCTGGTCGGGATATACGCCGGCACGTCTCCTATAAAGAACCTGGCGCTTGAGATCCCTCCTGCCGGAGGAGTTCTGGGAATTTGCAGCAGCAGCGGGACCGTCGGGCCATCGATAAGCTTCGGATGCGCAGATGTCGCGACCGTGATATCCAGAGATCCGGCGGTAGCAGATGCCGGAGCAACGGCGCTCGGCAATGCCGTCACCCCGGATGCCAGCCTGGAGGAGTGCTTCAGTGCAGTGGATCGAGATGAGGTGATCGCAGCTCTGGTTGTAAGGGGGAATGAGATGGCGGTGTGGGGAGATGTGCCACCCATACGGAGAGCACGGGTCGAATACGACCTGATAACAAAGGGATAG